A region of the Oncorhynchus gorbuscha isolate QuinsamMale2020 ecotype Even-year linkage group LG02, OgorEven_v1.0, whole genome shotgun sequence genome:
ctaagtcctatggtcaaataatagaattgcaggaaattaactttcaAGCTTAAATTGTTCTCTCCGCCGTCAAGAGGGGGGCTACTAAAAGGTTTTGCCGAAAGGTGGGGGGGCCCTACAACCAAATCTCTCTttgggcccccaaaaggctaaagCCCAGATGTGattgttatgttgttgttgttttgtagcCGTGTCCCAACTGGCCAAACTGGTTGAAATTACATCATTTGACATAATTTCAACCACTGGAGTAGCTTCAACAAGAAAAATCACAATCCCtcctacaagcatttcgctacacccgcaacatcatctgctaaacatgtatatgtcaccaataaaattagatttgaatcAACAAAGAATGGCATTCATGGTTTTCTACTGCTTCTGATCCCCTCCATTGATTACCTgatcttctctttcttctctcttccttaGGTCTTAGCAAACAGGTCTTAGGAAAACTTAGGTCTTAGCTAAACCTTAGATTTTAGGAAACCCCCCCAAGAGGCCCAGCATGCCGGAGCAGAGCAACGACTACCGTGTGGTGGTGTTTGGGGCTGGCGGCGTGGGCAAGAGCTCCCTGGTCCTCCGCTTTGTCAAGGGCACCTTCCGGGACACCTACATCCCCACTGTGGAGGACACCTATCGTCAGGTGATCAGCTGTGACAAGAGCGTGTGCACCCTCCAGATCACCGACACCACGGGCAGCCACCAGTTTCCCGCCATGCAGCGCTTGTCCATATCCAAGGGCCACGCCTTCATCCTGGTCTACTCTGTCACCAGCCGCCAGTCCCTGGAGGAGCTCAAGCCCATCTACCAGCAGGTGCTTGCCATCAAGGGCAGCGTGGACGCCATCCCTGTCATGCTGGTAGGCAACAAGAGTGACGAAACCCAGCGTGAGGTGGAGACCACGGAGGGTGAGGCG
Encoded here:
- the LOC123991374 gene encoding GTP-binding protein Di-Ras1, producing MPEQSNDYRVVVFGAGGVGKSSLVLRFVKGTFRDTYIPTVEDTYRQVISCDKSVCTLQITDTTGSHQFPAMQRLSISKGHAFILVYSVTSRQSLEELKPIYQQVLAIKGSVDAIPVMLVGNKSDETQREVETTEGEAQAAAWKCAFMETSAKMNYNVKELFQELLTLEKKRNMSLSIDGKRSGKQKRADKLKGKCSIM